The sequence below is a genomic window from Canis aureus isolate CA01 chromosome 11, VMU_Caureus_v.1.0, whole genome shotgun sequence.
TCCATTCCATGTGCCAAGTAATCCCATTCCCAGTAACTTACACCCGGGTTCCCAGTCTTCTGTTACCTGGGCTGCTGGGTTGGAGCATGAGGAAAGTGGGTAGGGGGGTATCTcaccttcccttcttttcccttccacCCACCAGGTCCCATAGCTGACAAGTAGGAAGCAGGGACAGTGGAGCGAGCCTGCATGCCAATTCTAAGCTGTTCAGGATCAAAGTGAGCAAAAAAGTCTCCCTCCCCTTTAAAGAAGCTGGTCCCCCCCCCAGAGGGAGGAGGGCCAGATTGTTTCTGTGATCTTGGGAGGAGTGGAAACAGAACCAAGACTGCTGCTTGGCCCAGACGATGATAATAATAAAGTCATAGAAACTTTCTTGCTCTTTAGTGGGTGCTAGGATTTGAAAGATAAGAGCTCTGAGACAGAAAATCAGCTGGGGTGGCTAGGAGTCAGGGGTTGGACTGTGGGACAGTAGAGGTGATAAAGGGCCTGAAAGCAACCTGAGGTAGTAGGCACGGATTTTGTCAAATGGGGACCCCCCACCCTGAGTCCCTTTCACCCTGGGGGCAGTGTCGTTCGTCCTGTCCAGAATGGCAGCCTGTGGAGGCACCTGCAAGAATAAAGTGACTGTCTCCAAGCCTGTGTGGGACTTCCTGAGCAAGGAGACCCCAGCCCGGCTGGCCCGGCTTCGGGAGGAGCACCGCGTGTCCATCCTCATCGATGGCGAGACTTCTGACATCTACGTCCTGCAGCTATCCCCGCAGGGTCCTCCCCCGGCACCCCCCAACGGGCTCTACCTGGCCCGGAAGGCGCTCAAGGGGCTGCTAAAAGAGGCCGAGAAAGAGCTGAAAAAAGCTCAGAGGCAGGGCGAGCTTATGGGCTGCCTGGCtttggggggtggcggggagcaCCCTGAGCTGCACCGCCCagggccaccccctccccctctgcgAGCAGCCCCGCTCCTGCCCCCAGGGGCTCGGgggcttccccctcctcctcctcccctcccccctccacttcCTCCCCGCCTTCGGGAGGAGGCTGAGGAGCAGGAGAGCACCTGCCCCATCTGTCTGGGGGAGATCCAGAACGCCAAGACCTTGGAGAAGTGCCGGCACTCGTTCTGTGAGGGCTGCATCACCCGGGCCCTGCAGGTGAAAAAGGCTTGTCCCATGTGTGGCCGCTTCTATGGGCAGCTGGTGGGCAACCAGCCCCAGAATGGGCGCATGCTGGTCTCTAAGGACGCCACGCTCCTACTGCCCAGCTATGAGAAGTATGGCACCATTGTCATCCAGTACGTCTTCCCGCCCGGTGTCCAGGGGGTAAGAAGACCTGCCGTGCCCTTCGGGTTTTCCCCAAGCGTGTTCTCTGACCTAGGAAACCTGGGTGAAGGGGAGTGTGTTTGTTAGATGTGATGTAGTCTTGCCGCCTCCCAGCATGCCTTCGCACCCGGTGCCCTGGAGCTAGCTGGTCCCCCCACCTTCAGGCCCAGCTTTTCTAGCCCACGACTCCACGGCACATATGAAACTCAGGTAGGAGAGAAAGGCTCTTGCCTCGGTGAACTTGGATGGATGACGACAGCTATTCTTGGCAGAGGTGAATTCTGTGGAGAAGGTGGCTCAGGTGCAGGCAGGCCTAGCGGGAAGGGATCTGACCCTCTTCACAGAGCAGTGAGTGCTGCTTTGTTCCAGACTGCTGAGAGGAAAATCTTGTTGACAGTGGGAGGTTAAACCAGGAATGGTCGAGAGCCTCTAGGTGTCTCCTGCTTGACCATGCAAGGGTAATTTCCAGGCCTGGTTTGCAGAGGGCTGAGGAAGCTCTGAAGGAGAGTAATGGGAAAGTGGCCCGGGCTAGGCAGGCTTAGAAGCGCTGGGAGTGTTTTCAGGTGGagaggggaagacagagagagattatTCTCAGTCTTCACATTTCTGCTGACTTATCTGGTGAGTGAGGACGAGCGAGCGGCTTGCCATCACTTTTGAGAATCCATTTGTTGCTGAACTGAGACTTGAGAGATTGAGGCAGCAGAAGGAACTTCCTTAGTAGTAAGGATTTTGTCCAAAAATGGGCTCCTGCTGTCCAAACCTTTCAAGGAAGTCTCTCCCTCCTTGAAAGGCTGTCGGCCCGTTGCTGCCCCATCAGCATTAGGCGGCCAGTGGACCAGGATGACCCTCGGTTGGCATCACGGGCCTTCACGTGCCCAGCTGCTCACTGTCCTCTCTGGTTCCCCTTCGTCCCAGGCTGAACACCCAAACCCAGGAGTTCGGTACCCTGGCACCACACGGGTGGCCTACCTCCCGGACTGCCCCGAGGGCAACAAGGTGCTGACCCTGTTCCGCAAGGCATTTGACCAGCGTCTCACCTTCACTATCGGCACGTCCATGACCACAGGGAGACCAAATGTCATCACCTGGAAC
It includes:
- the DTX3 gene encoding putative E3 ubiquitin-protein ligase DTX3 isoform X1 is translated as MPILSCSGSKMAACGGTCKNKVTVSKPVWDFLSKETPARLARLREEHRVSILIDGETSDIYVLQLSPQGPPPAPPNGLYLARKALKGLLKEAEKELKKAQRQGELMGCLALGGGGEHPELHRPGPPPPPLRAAPLLPPGARGLPPPPPPLPPPLPPRLREEAEEQESTCPICLGEIQNAKTLEKCRHSFCEGCITRALQVKKACPMCGRFYGQLVGNQPQNGRMLVSKDATLLLPSYEKYGTIVIQYVFPPGVQGAEHPNPGVRYPGTTRVAYLPDCPEGNKVLTLFRKAFDQRLTFTIGTSMTTGRPNVITWNDIHHKTSCTGGPQLFGYPDPTYLTRVQEELRAKGITDD
- the DTX3 gene encoding putative E3 ubiquitin-protein ligase DTX3 isoform X2, translating into MSFVLSRMAACGGTCKNKVTVSKPVWDFLSKETPARLARLREEHRVSILIDGETSDIYVLQLSPQGPPPAPPNGLYLARKALKGLLKEAEKELKKAQRQGELMGCLALGGGGEHPELHRPGPPPPPLRAAPLLPPGARGLPPPPPPLPPPLPPRLREEAEEQESTCPICLGEIQNAKTLEKCRHSFCEGCITRALQVKKACPMCGRFYGQLVGNQPQNGRMLVSKDATLLLPSYEKYGTIVIQYVFPPGVQGAEHPNPGVRYPGTTRVAYLPDCPEGNKVLTLFRKAFDQRLTFTIGTSMTTGRPNVITWNDIHHKTSCTGGPQLFGYPDPTYLTRVQEELRAKGITDD